In Falco cherrug isolate bFalChe1 chromosome 5, bFalChe1.pri, whole genome shotgun sequence, one DNA window encodes the following:
- the POC1B gene encoding POC1 centriolar protein homolog B isoform X8, which produces MASALEDPVLIRPFRGHRAAVTGVAFNADAAGLATSSLDRFLMVWKLKTQCRAYKFIGHVEAVTSVQFSPDGQLLASASQDRTVRLWIPCIHGESSILKGHTASVRSVNFSHDGHFLVSASNDKSIKIWSVHRPRLLFSLFQHTHWVRCAKFSPDGRLIASCSEDKSVKIWDTRNKTCIDSFLDYGGFANFVDFNPSGTCIASAGSNHTVKLWDIRMNKLLQHYKVHRAGVNCVSFHPSGNYLITASTDGTLKILDLLEGRLIYTLHGHKGPVLSVAFSKGGEKFASGGADAQVLLWKTNFDSFDYKEVLEHHIRRTHIDEPPHLLDIYPRSPHLHDEKLQSVEVNPTFDVTNTQTFDPPVIEINSSSSFTIPQ; this is translated from the exons CTACCTCTTCTTTGGATAGGTTTCTTATGGTGTGGAAGCTGAAGACACAGTGCAGAGCTTACAAATTTATAGGCCATGTGGAAGCTGTGACCAGTGTACAGTTCTCTCCAGATGGGCAGCTACTCGCTTCAGCTTCTCAAGATCGTACTGTCAGACTATGGATTCCTTGCAT TCATGGAGAATCATCGATACTGAAAGGTCATACAGCATCTGTTCGTAGCGTGAACTTCTCGCATGATGGCCACTTTCTAGTTTCAGCATCCAATgataaatcaataaaaatatgGAGTGTTCACCGTCCGcgccttttgttttccctattCCAGCATACTCATTGGGTTCGCTGTGCCAA ATTTTCACCTGATGGAAGACTAATAGCATCTTGCAGTGAGGATAAATCTGTTAAGATCTGGgatacaagaaataaaacttgtatTGATAGCTTCTTAGATTATGGAGG ATTTGCAAATTTTGTGGATTTCAATCCAAGTGGTACGTGTATAGCTTCTGCAGGTTCCAATCATACAGTGAAACTGTGGGATATTCGAATGAACAAGCTACTGCAGCAttacaaag TTCACAGAGCAGGCGTTAATTGCGTATCATTCCATCCTTCTGGTAACTATCTCATCACTGCTTCTACTGATGGTACTCTTAAGATTTTGGATCTCTTAGAAGGAAGACTTATTTACACTCTTCATGGACATAAG ggacCTGTActttctgtagctttttcaAAAGGTGGTGAAAAATTTGCCTCAGGTGGAGCAGATGCTCAG GTATTACTGTGGAAAACCAACTTTGATTCATTTGATTATAAAGAAGTTCTTGAACACCACATTAGAAGAACACATATTGATGAGCCTCCTCATCTTCTTGATATTTACCCAAGGTCACCTCATCTCCATGATGAAAAACTTCAGTCAGTTGAG GTCAACCCAACCTTTGATGTGACTAATACACAAACATTTGACCCACCTGTCATAGAGATTAATTCCTCTTCATCTTTCACTATTCCG